Sequence from the Haloarcula sp. DT43 genome:
TTCGCCGGCGCGAACACGACGCGGGCGGAGTCGCCCTGTGACGTGTACAGGACGTGTTCGAGGTCGGCCTGCTCGGGCTTGGTCGGCATCCCCGTCGAGGGGCCGGCCCGCATCGCTTCGACCAGCACGATAGGCGTCTCGGTCATCTCCGCCAGTCCGAGCGGTTCGGACATCAGCGCGAAGCCACCGCCGGAGGACCCGGACATGGCCTTCACGCCGGCGTGGGACGCACCGAGCGCCAGCGCGGCGGCCGCGATTTCGTCCTCGACCTGCTCGGAGATGCCGCCGAACTCGGGCAGGTGTTGGGACATGATGGTGAACACGTCGGTCCACGGTGTCATGGGATACCCCGAGATGAAGCGACAGCCCTCGTCGATTGCGCCGTAGGAGATGGCGTTCGAGCCCGAGAGGATGACCTGCTCCTCGTCGTGGGAGCCCTCGGGGACCTCGATGTCGTGGTCGATGTCGAGTTCGCTCGCGGCTTCGTAGGCGTCGTGCAGGACGTTGAGGTTCGCCTCCTGCATGTCGCCGCTCATGTTCTGCTTGATGAGCTTCTCGAACTCGTCGGTGCTGATGTCGAGGATGGCCGCGGTCGCGCCGATACCGGCCGTATTCCGCATAATCTCGCGACCGTGCTCCTTGGCGATGCCGCGGAGGTCCATCGGGACGACGTGCCAGTCGTTCTCCTCGGCGGCCTCCTCGAGACCGATTTCGTCGACGTCCTCGTCGTCGAGCAGCCCCTCGTCGTACAGCAGGACGCCGCCCTCGCGGAGGTCGTCGAAGTTCTCGTACAGCGGTTTCAGCTCCTCTTTGCCGTAGTAGGCCTCTTCCTGTGGGTTCCGGGCGAAGGAGTCACCCAGGGCAAGCAGGAAGTTGTAGCCGTCCCCGCGGGACTGTACCGGCTCGTCTTTCGCACGTACCTCGACGTACGTGTGGCCGCCACGGATACGCGACGGGTAGTGACGATGTGTGAACACGTTCAGCCCCGACCACATCAAGGCCTTCGCGAAGTTCTGGCTTGTCGAGTCGATTCCGTCACCGGAACCTCCGGCGATTCGCCAGATTAGTTCGTTGTCTGTCATTGTGAAATCCTCGGCCCCAGCTCTGGTGCCGTACCAGTCCGTTGGGGGGCCATGACTAAAGATTTTCCACTATATCACCACTCATTAATCGTTATCTTTCGCCTCAGGACCTCAGGTTGCCGTTTTCGAACTGACGAATCGTCGCTATTTGCACGTATTCTGACGGCTGTGTTATATATCACGATGACACGTGTCGCCGTCGATTCCCCGCACGTGTTCCCCCGCCCGCAACGACTAACACAGTGACTACCGATGTACAGTCGAGGATGTCGTTAACGGAACTCATCGCCGGCGTCGAGGACCACCGAAAGACGCTGACTATCTTCAACGCCGGGCCGAAAGCGGCCGAAGACCTCCGCGAGCGCTTCGCGGACCGCAACGTCCGCGTCCAGACCGAGCAGACCGAGAGCGGGCGGCCGGGGGAGTTCATCACTCTCAGCGACGACGGGGAGGTCATCGCGGCCGCGAGCCTCGACTCGTTTACCGACTCGCTCGACGAGGGACGACAGTACATCACGAGGGAGAACAGCCCGTACGCGTCGATTCTCGACCACCTCGACGAGACGATGTTCACCTCGTGGTCCATCCAGCGGATGACCGCCGCGTCGCGCGAGATAGAGGACCGCGCGTGGCGGGTGGGCCAGGGGGCCCTCCACGCTGGCTTCCAGACGCTCTCGACCCTGCAGGGCGAACTCGACCTCTACGAGCGGCTGGGCGAGACCGACGTGGACGTCCACGCCTACGCCGTCCCCGACATCGAACCGCCCGAGCACAGCACCTTCTCGCTGCACCTGGAGCGGTCCGACGAAATCGCCGACTCGTGGTTCGTCGTGTTCGACGGCGGCGGCGACCCGACCCAGAAGTGCGCCCTGCTGGCGGAAGAGCGCGAGCCACGCGAGTTCTACGGCTTCTGGACCTACGACGAGTCGACGGTCGACTGGATTGTCGACTATCTGGAGGAGACGTACGGCTACCTCGAACAGTGAACGCTCCCTCCGACCCGGCTCTCGCGGCCCCGACGACGGTTCGCGTCCCGGTCGCTCCCAAGTAACGACATGTCCTCCAGCGAACCCCGACAGTTCCGTATCGAGGAGACCGGAGCGCGGGTCAACGGTCTCGAACTGGAGTTGCACCTGTTTTTCGGCGTCTGGGCCGTCGTCGAGCGCGGCGAGGACCGGTGGGTCGTGGCCACCGACGACGGCGAGCGCCGGACGCTCGTC
This genomic interval carries:
- a CDS encoding 2-oxoacid:acceptor oxidoreductase subunit alpha, producing MTDNELIWRIAGGSGDGIDSTSQNFAKALMWSGLNVFTHRHYPSRIRGGHTYVEVRAKDEPVQSRGDGYNFLLALGDSFARNPQEEAYYGKEELKPLYENFDDLREGGVLLYDEGLLDDEDVDEIGLEEAAEENDWHVVPMDLRGIAKEHGREIMRNTAGIGATAAILDISTDEFEKLIKQNMSGDMQEANLNVLHDAYEAASELDIDHDIEVPEGSHDEEQVILSGSNAISYGAIDEGCRFISGYPMTPWTDVFTIMSQHLPEFGGISEQVEDEIAAAALALGASHAGVKAMSGSSGGGFALMSEPLGLAEMTETPIVLVEAMRAGPSTGMPTKPEQADLEHVLYTSQGDSARVVFAPANIRECYTQTRSAFRIAYEYQIPAIVIYDQKIQGELRNLPASHFDEEPNADPGSVLTEAEIQDAAHHSSGKFQRFLHEPEDGSNVSPRSVPGQKDGRFLATGNEHNPSGHISEDPENRIAQMNRRLNKLDDIRADLDENTSHQTYHGPEDADHGILVWGSQQGTVFEAVDRLNENGHSVKALGVSDMAPYPKEEVSEWLESVDEALVVEMNATAQFRGLTQKELGKYGDKMSSLLKYNGNPFEPAEIVDGFESSIDGEELAASNMKYVPAAGD
- a CDS encoding DICT sensory domain-containing protein; the protein is MSLTELIAGVEDHRKTLTIFNAGPKAAEDLRERFADRNVRVQTEQTESGRPGEFITLSDDGEVIAAASLDSFTDSLDEGRQYITRENSPYASILDHLDETMFTSWSIQRMTAASREIEDRAWRVGQGALHAGFQTLSTLQGELDLYERLGETDVDVHAYAVPDIEPPEHSTFSLHLERSDEIADSWFVVFDGGGDPTQKCALLAEEREPREFYGFWTYDESTVDWIVDYLEETYGYLEQ